The proteins below come from a single Bacillota bacterium genomic window:
- a CDS encoding MDR family MFS transporter, with the protein MIELSTADRERRSRAGEGGSVRIEEGQSLRSSLSRERLVLVVAAAMLGMLLSAIDQTVVGTAMPRIIADLNGLEHYSWVFTAYMLASTATVPLYGKLSDVYGRRPFFLLGLFLFVAGSALSGQSQSMTELILFRGLQGLGAGAMMPIVIAIIGDIFPPAERGRWQGLMMAVFGLATIVGPTLGGWITDHWTWRWVFYVNLPVGIVAMVIAAIALPSVGLRRQHRIDYPGAAVLIAAAVPMLLGFSWAGTEYAWGSPQILSLFAGSAVMWVLFFWLESRAEEPIISPSLFRNSIFTISMIATFIVAGGLFGGVMYLPLFMQGVIGDTATNSGTLLTPMMLGFMASSIIGGQLLSRTGRYKIISLVGFAVAAVGMYLNARLDVHATNGEVIRNMIIMGLGMGVQMSLFTIVVQNAFPFRRLGEVTASLQFFRSIGGTIGVAVLGTLMTNRFQTELHSRIPPALSQLMPAGKLAALENPQALLSPQATAEMQKAFAHFGPQGELLFRQLMQAIRESLAVSITELFAVGTAALVAAFVVTLFLKEIPLRRSHEPGGAATEMEMETEERAQELAGGEEARMVHIRLLLGSLFAILAGTALRSEADRGLLEALAALERQPAGGPAGAAAGDRPAQEVEEAGRRVARELLLPAARALLDPWLAAAGEFREIGAAGTSAATAVRILRDGGENRWNEGAPVSGKIFGGSAPA; encoded by the coding sequence GGATCGAGGAAGGGCAGAGCCTTCGCAGCTCCCTGAGCCGTGAGCGCCTGGTGCTGGTGGTGGCGGCGGCGATGCTGGGGATGCTCCTGTCCGCGATCGATCAGACGGTGGTCGGTACCGCGATGCCGCGGATCATCGCGGATCTGAACGGGCTGGAGCACTATTCCTGGGTCTTCACCGCCTACATGCTGGCTTCCACGGCGACGGTGCCGCTCTATGGGAAGCTGTCCGACGTCTACGGGCGGAGGCCCTTCTTCCTGCTGGGGCTCTTCCTCTTCGTGGCCGGCTCGGCCCTCTCGGGCCAGAGCCAGAGCATGACCGAGCTGATCCTCTTCCGCGGCCTGCAAGGCCTGGGAGCGGGCGCCATGATGCCCATCGTCATCGCCATCATCGGCGACATCTTCCCGCCCGCCGAGCGGGGCCGGTGGCAGGGGCTGATGATGGCGGTCTTCGGCCTGGCCACCATCGTCGGGCCGACGCTGGGCGGGTGGATCACCGACCACTGGACGTGGCGCTGGGTCTTCTACGTCAACCTGCCGGTGGGCATCGTGGCCATGGTGATCGCGGCGATCGCCCTGCCCAGCGTGGGCCTGCGGCGCCAGCACCGGATCGACTACCCCGGGGCCGCCGTGCTGATCGCGGCGGCGGTGCCGATGCTCCTCGGGTTCAGCTGGGCGGGCACGGAGTACGCCTGGGGCTCGCCGCAGATCCTCTCGCTCTTCGCCGGCTCGGCGGTCATGTGGGTGCTCTTCTTCTGGCTGGAGTCGCGGGCGGAGGAGCCGATCATCAGCCCGTCGCTCTTCCGGAACAGCATCTTCACGATCTCGATGATCGCGACGTTCATCGTGGCCGGGGGGCTCTTCGGCGGGGTGATGTACCTGCCGCTCTTCATGCAGGGCGTGATCGGCGACACGGCCACCAACTCGGGCACGCTGCTGACGCCCATGATGCTGGGCTTCATGGCCTCCAGCATCATCGGCGGCCAGCTCCTCTCCCGGACCGGGCGGTACAAGATCATCTCCCTGGTGGGCTTCGCCGTTGCCGCCGTGGGCATGTACCTGAATGCGCGCCTGGACGTGCACGCCACCAACGGCGAGGTCATCCGCAACATGATCATCATGGGCCTCGGCATGGGCGTGCAGATGAGCCTCTTCACCATCGTGGTCCAGAACGCCTTCCCCTTCCGCCGCCTGGGGGAGGTGACGGCCAGCCTCCAGTTCTTCCGCTCCATCGGCGGCACCATCGGCGTCGCCGTCCTGGGCACGCTGATGACCAACCGCTTCCAGACGGAGCTGCACAGCCGGATCCCGCCGGCACTCAGCCAGCTGATGCCGGCCGGGAAGCTGGCCGCCCTGGAGAATCCGCAGGCCCTTCTCTCGCCCCAGGCGACGGCCGAGATGCAGAAGGCCTTCGCCCACTTCGGCCCGCAGGGCGAGCTCCTCTTCCGGCAGCTGATGCAGGCCATCCGGGAGAGCCTGGCCGTCTCCATCACCGAGCTCTTCGCGGTCGGCACGGCGGCGCTCGTGGCGGCCTTCGTGGTCACCCTCTTCCTCAAGGAGATCCCGCTGCGGCGCTCGCATGAGCCCGGCGGCGCCGCGACGGAGATGGAGATGGAGACGGAGGAGAGGGCGCAGGAACTGGCCGGCGGGGAGGAGGCGAGGATGGTCCACATCCGGCTCCTTCTCGGCTCGCTCTTCGCCATCCTGGCGGGGACGGCGCTCCGCTCGGAGGCGGACCGCGGCCTGCTCGAGGCGCTGGCCGCGCTGGAACGGCAGCCGGCCGGGGGGCCGGCGGGAGCGGCGGCGGGAGACCGGCCCGCCCAGGAGGTGGAAGAGGCGGGCCGCCGCGTGGCCCGGGAGCTCCTGCTTCCTGCCGCCCGCGCCCTGTTGGACCCCTGGCTGGCTGCAGCGGGGGAGTTCCGGGAGATCGGGGCGGCGGGGACGTCGGCGGCGACGGCGGTGCGGATCTTGCGCGACGGGGGGGAGAACCGATGGAACGAAGGCGCGCCGGTATCGGGAAAGATCTTTGGGGGATCGGCGCCAGCCTAG